In Xanthomonas theicola, a single genomic region encodes these proteins:
- a CDS encoding prolyl oligopeptidase family serine peptidase, whose translation MSMRSLLMLMLCLSMVGCSSLPSDPASGHFLTRQLTVDGRLYRYQVFVPAPAHRQGPLPVVLFLHGSGERGSDGRQQAGSGLGPYLRRHLDDFPALVVMPQVPDEQAWNGVNATMALQALDAASAEFGGDAQRTYLTGMSMGGYGTWEIALLQPQRFAALVPVCGAILSPRADHEHLVVTPVAELADPYTALAERLRRIPVWIFHGAEDDVVPPHDDRKIYRAFNNLDADVRYTEYPQGNHNAWDATYRDPKMWQWLFAHKRNDASPATAAGQ comes from the coding sequence ATGTCCATGCGTTCGCTGCTGATGCTGATGCTGTGCCTGTCGATGGTCGGTTGCAGCAGTCTGCCCAGCGACCCGGCCAGCGGCCACTTCCTGACCCGCCAGCTCACCGTGGACGGCCGCCTGTACCGCTACCAGGTCTTCGTCCCGGCGCCGGCGCACCGCCAGGGTCCACTGCCGGTGGTGCTGTTCCTGCACGGCTCCGGCGAGCGCGGCAGCGACGGCAGGCAGCAGGCCGGCTCCGGGCTGGGCCCGTATCTGCGCCGCCACCTGGACGACTTCCCCGCGCTGGTGGTGATGCCGCAGGTCCCGGACGAGCAGGCATGGAACGGCGTCAACGCGACGATGGCGCTGCAGGCGCTGGACGCGGCCAGCGCGGAGTTCGGCGGCGACGCGCAGCGCACCTATCTGACCGGCATGTCGATGGGCGGCTACGGCACCTGGGAAATCGCGCTGCTGCAGCCGCAACGCTTCGCCGCGCTGGTACCGGTGTGCGGTGCGATCCTGTCCCCGCGCGCGGACCACGAGCACCTGGTGGTGACCCCGGTGGCCGAGCTGGCCGATCCCTACACCGCGCTGGCCGAGCGCCTGCGGCGGATTCCGGTGTGGATCTTCCACGGCGCCGAGGACGACGTGGTGCCGCCGCACGACGACCGCAAGATCTACCGCGCGTTCAACAACCTCGACGCCGACGTGCGCTACACCGAGTACCCGCAGGGCAACCACAACGCCTGGGACGCCACCTACCGCGACCCGAAGATGTGGCAGTGGCTGTTCGCGCACAAGCGCAACGACGCGAGCCCGGCGACCGCGGCCGGGCAATGA